In Aythya fuligula isolate bAytFul2 chromosome 25, bAytFul2.pri, whole genome shotgun sequence, the DNA window TTGCGAGAGCGGGCCGTGAAGGCGATGGGCCTCTCATACGTCTGGCACGTCTCGTAGGTGGTGATGGAGGACGGCGAGGCTGCGAGGGGAACAGCCGGGGGCTGCGTGACGACCCCGGCCCCACTGCACCAAAGCCTCAAAGGGGGcgaggggcagagcaggggcccCAGGGTGGGATTGGCCACGTGCAGCGAGGCTGAGCCCCCTCCCAACCCCTCCTGTTAAATGGCAGGGGTGCCCATACCCCTTCCCTGGAATGGACGGGGCTCCTTCATCCCTTCCAGAGGTTTTAACCCCGGAGAAGGCGTGCTGAAGGGCGCTCAGCCCAGCTCACCCTGCACAGCCCTACAAACCAACAAGGCACCGAGCAGGCGGGTGACACCGATCCCCTCCCGCCCACCCATTTCCTAGAAGcaccccaccacctccatcCCGGGACAGGGCTTTTCCCCTTGGCATAaatcagctctgctctgccaaaCCACGGCTCTGCGCTCCCCCCGCGGCGCGCTCGGTTACCTACAGTTTTTCCGCATGACCAGGACGTCCCCGCACTCGTCCTCGGAGGGCAGGAAGATCTCCGGCACCACGATGAGGATCTTGCGCTTGGGGGGCGGGTTGATGTTCCAGGTGCACTCCACGTTGGCGGGGTAATTCCCCGGGTAGTTGGGGGACTCGATGTAGCCCGTGTACTCGCCCAGCTCGCCCCCGCACTGCCGGTCTGCAAGCAAGGTGGGTGAGGGCACGGAGAGCCAGTCCCACTGGGAACCAGTGGCACGGGGACTGGGACAGCGAGGGTTTACTGGGCGGCGGGGGGGAGAGCGCTCGGTGGCACTGCTCATTGCATACCCAAATAAAATAACCCCAAAATGCTATTTGAAGGAATTATCGGCTGCTTTGGAGGAAGGACCCCAGCTCGCAGCACGCCCACCCCCCAGAGCACCATGGCCCGCTTACTTTTGCACTGGGACACGGAGGTGGAGCCGTCGAAGTCGGTGGTGGTGTTGCCGGGGCAGGCGATGCAGTAATTCTGCCGAAAATCGGGCTGGTAGGTGCCCACGGCGCAGCGAATGCAGCGGTGGACGCTGGTGTTGTAGTAGTGCCCGGGTGAGCACTGGACTGGGGAAGCGGAAAGCAAAGGGGGCTCAAAAGGGGGCACGGCCCCACGGGACCCCCCCCGTTACCCCTCAGGGGCTGTCTCGGCCCTACCTTTGGTGTCACAGTCCTGGAAGGAGAGGGCTCCCTCGTGCTTGGTGGTCAGCCCCCCGCCGCAGGGGAAGCAGAGCGCCCGCCCCACCTCGGGCTGGTAGGAGCCGCGGGGGCACGGCTGGCAGGGCTTGAAGCCGTCGGCGGAGTGCTGGCCGGGGGGGCACTGACCTGCGGGCACAGGCATCgctggcacccagcacccaggggtgccccaCGCCCAGCTCCTCGCCCCGCCAGGCTCGGCAGCCCCGAGAAAATAGGAGCCAAGTGGTGGGGCCCCTCTAAAAGCTTCTCCCCTGCTCCAAAATGGGGAACTCCTGGGGGTCTCCGGCGTGCCCAGGGCTTTTCCACCTTCTGGACGGGGACTGGTGGCAGGGCACTGAGATCGCAGGGTGGGGATGTCCCCCGGGCActcccccccaaatcccctccgTGCCCCCTTACCCGTGCAGCCGGTGATGTTGGTGGCTCCCACGGGGCCGAAGGCGTCGCTGCGGGGACACAGGTCGCAGGAGAGCTGCCCTTCCTTCTCCTGGTAGGTGCCCGAGGGGCAGGGGACGCACTGCTCCGTCTGCCCGTGGTAATAGGTTCCCTGCGAGCAGCTAACTGAGAGCCAGGGGTGGAGGTGAGCGGCACGGCAGGGGGATatccctggggggggggggacacatgccagccccctccccggctccccGCGGTGCCCCCTTACCACACTTGGTGCCCAGGCGCTGCTGGCCCGGCCCGCAGCTCTCCTGCCGCTCGGGGGCCACGCTCAGCTTCCTCGCCACCTCGTACTCCATCCCGGCGAAGCGCAGCAGGAACCGCTCCTGGTTGATGGATTTCTTCAGGGCTTTGATGGCCGACTTGAGCTTCTTCTCCACTTTCTGCCGCAGGCAGTGCAGGTTGCAGCTGGCTGGGTGCGCGGGGGGGAAAGAGGGGCGGCGGCGATAAGGGGGAAACCCATCAGGATCCCACACCCCACCCCAGCGGGACACCAAGGACCACTTGGGctctccttcctgccccccAAACACCCACACCGTGCCCACCTGTGGTCTCCTCCGGCTTGATCTCGGCCTCAAACTCCAGCGTGATGCGCGTCACCTCCTTGCCAGAGGAGTTGCGCGCCCGCCGGCCCTTCCCTTTCTTGGACGAGTCGCATTTGAGGTTGACGAAGGCAACCTGGCAGTCGGAGCAGGGTGCAGCACCGCCTGCATGAGGGGGGAACAAGTCAGGGCCCCGTCTGTGCCGGGGGGGACACGCAGGAGCACCCCCTCTGACCCTCCCTCACCTTGCGCCCCGGCCTTCCCCGCCTCGTCCTGCTTGCCCTTGGCCCGCGGGTGCAGGTGGCACTTGGCGTCCTTGATCTTGAAGGAAGCTTTCTGCTTGATTGGCGCAACGACAGCCTCTAAAAGAAAAGGCGGGTGCTGAACCAGCCGGGGGGCACGaggggcagcacgggggggggTTTTAGGGGAGGGGGGTGGCTGCTCGGAGCCCCCTTACCgaggcactgctggctgctgttgGCCGGtctctgctggctgccctgcCGCAGCACGGGCGTCCCGCAGCTCACGGTGTAGCTGCTGTCTGACTCTGTGGGAAGGAGGAGCGGGCATTGGGGGTGCCCCTCAGTGCTGAGCCCCCCCGGTGCAGCCACACAGTCCCTACAGGGCGGCGGTGGTTGCCCCAAGGGGGTGCAGAGACCctggggggcagcacccagcaccccaccGCCCGGCTCCTGCGCTGTGCAAACCCATCCCGAGGAGCCAAACtcagccaggaaaaaaacaaccacaaacacTCCTTTTCCCTCATCCCAGGGCTCGGGACCTCAGGGTGCTCCGCcggctgctcctctgcccccagTTTGGGCCAGGCAGGGAGACGGGGACCCCCCCGAGCTCCCCCGTACCTGGCTGGAAGCGAGCCTTGGAGGCGCAGGTGAGGGCGCAGCTGTCCTTCTTGCCCGTCTTGTTGCAGGTGAGGGTGGCCCGCGGCGGCACGGAACCTGACAGGCATTTCACCAGCTCTGAGGGACACGCACCAGCTGGTGACGACAAGCGGGGACGCCCGTGGGTGGCACAGAGCCACGGCGGGACCCCCTCGTCCCCCCTCAGCTGGCGGCACGGTGCGGCGTGGGGCCCCGGGAGCAGCATCCCACCCCCCGGCCCAGCTCCTCCTTGAGCTGTCACTGCTGGGATTTCAGGATTTTGGGGGCAGAGCTGCACTTTGCTGCGTCTTTCCCCGGTGAAGGGGGGTGGTCGGGTGCCAGAGCTCAGCCAGGGCCACAAAAATCATTCATTTAGGGGCACCTGCTGGGGCACGAGCTCACGGCCAGCCCCAAGCATGGTCCATAAATCAACGGCCATAAGTCCATAAATCAGGACAGAGGGAGCAGGACAGCACATCCCATCCCATCTAGACCCACGCCATACAGACAAGGGACCCCAGACAAAACCAGCCTGCTCTGGAGCATCCCTGCAGCGGGATGCCCCAAATCCCAGCACGCCACCCACTGACAGCCACGGTGGGGGCCGTGGGGTTTCGGCACCCCCcaaagctgtgctggagcaTCCCTGGCAGCAGCGGGCCCTGCCCCGACGTACCTACGCAGTCCTTTTTGTTCCAGTGCAGCTTGCAGCCGGGGGGACAGGTACACTGGTAGCTGCCGGGCGTGTTGATGCAGCCAAATTTGCAGCCCCCGCGGTTGATGCTGCATTCGTCCACATctggggggacacggggagagGTCAGGGGGGCAGAGCGGGACCCCTGTGATGCTGAATCGCCCCCAGAGCGGGATTTTGGATGGCCAAAGTGCACAAACCCTGTGCCCCAGCAGGgtgcttccagctctgcctcctcccagcagcCGCCCCAGCTCCACAGCCCCAATTTGGGGGGGGGTTCGAGGGAAGCCCCAGCCGGTGGCACCCCCAAGGGcaggggccgggcggcggcgggtgCAGCCCACCCAGGCTGAGCCCGGCCCCACggcaggctggggagctgcgGGGGGCAGCAGACAGAGCTGACATGGAAGCATTTAGCAGCCCAATTCAAAAGGCAGCTGCTTGGCAGcccggcccccctccccgctgctcccctCCAGCACGGCTCCTCCGCGGGGGGACCCCCGACCCCAGCCCAAAACGGGGCACAAACCTGGTCAGCCCGCCCCCCCATCTCCCCGGGGCTGTCACCTCTCCCTGCTGCGGACCCCATGAGGCTCAGTTCCAACCCCAAGCAGCCACCGGGGGTCTCAGGAGGGTCACCCCCTCCCCTGCCACGACCCCTCTCCGGCACCCCCCGTGCATCCCATCTGCTCCCCGCGTCCCGGGGCGCCGCACGCCCCCGCCCTTGGGAGCCAGCCTGAGCTCAAACCGAGCTCAGCCCCTTTTGATGTTCCCCTTCCCAACCCcgtcccagctccctgccaaaAACGCCGGGGATTTCTCCCCTCTCCGCCGCTGCAGACAAGTCGCAAGCTGTTCCTGTCGCCCCGTTTGAAGTCGCAGACACCAGCCCCTGGCTGCGTGCGCCCTCCCCACCCGGCCCCAGCACCGGGTGCACGGCGGGGAcacggggcagcccccccgggacccTCCAAACCAGCCCTCGGGGACAGCCCCAGGGGGCTCGCAGTGACCGTGCCGTGGGGCTGCCCCATTTCTGGGTGTCCCGAGTGCTCCCCCCCAGGACCCCGAACCCATCGGGGAGGTGGGGACCCAGCACCCGCCCGGCCCTACCTCCGCAGTGGGTGAGGCCGTACAGCGTGTAGCCCTTGTTGCAGAGGCACTGGAAGCTGCCGGGGGTGTTGATGCAGAGGTGGTCGCAGGTGCGGTCGAACGAGCACTCGTCGAtgtctggggaggggggaaaaaggcaaggtggggagctgagggctgGCACCGTCCTcccccacctcctgcagcaaACAGGGGGGCTGCGCTGGGATGCTCTGGGATGCACTGGGATGCTCTGGGACCCCGTGTCCCACCCTCCCTGCCTCCAAGCTCCCTCCCTGCATGgtccagctgctgccagagcaTCTGCAGCCCACCGCACCGATGTCCTTCCCCCTCCAaactcctgcagcccctccgcACCCAAAACGTGCCAAACCATGCCCTCGGCACAGCTGCGGGGGCCCTTGGGTGCTGCCCGGCGGGCAGGGCTGTTGCACGGGCACGTCCTGCCCCGGGACGGTGCCAGAGCTGTCTCTGCACCCCCGCGGGGCACCTCTCGAGGGCTGGGCGGCCCCGGCTGCGCGGGTGAGCCCAGCCCGGCGGGTTTGATCCTCGTTTCATTGGCTTCATTAAGTTAATTGCCGCGCTCACGTCAAACTTGCAAGAGCGCGCGGCACCTGGACGGAGATGAAAGAGGTCTCAGCCCTGGAGCGTCGGCAAGCCCTGCGCCCCCCTGCTGGGGCCAGAGCCCGAGCTTTTGGCTTGCAGCAGCTGCGTTCGAGCACTGCCCTCGGCTCGGGGCATGGGGggagccccgcgcccccccaAAACGGCCCCGCAACCTGTGGTGCCGCGCCCTGGCACGCAGCGGCAAGGTTTGGTGAGATTTTGCAGGACGTcggggtggggagaggaaggtgggaaagctgtgctgagcaggagACAcagccctccctcctgccctctgactgatggggaaggaggaaagccTGGCAAAGGCACCCAAAGCCTCGCTCTGCATCCAGAGCATGGCCCCAAGTGGGGAGCAGCCCAGGCTATGGGACGGGCAGGCAGGATTCAGCCTGTGGAACGgcctggagctgtgccaggggaggttgaggtgggcaatgaggagccatttctgctcagacagAGCGGgcaggcgttgggacgggttgcccagggaggtgggggagtccccgtccctgggggggctccaggagaggttggggctggtgctgggggacacGGCTCAGTGGGGACAGTGGGGGGGGTGTGCTTGGAGCAGGTGACCAtggggggctcctccacccctGATGACTGTGTGATTCTTCCCATCACCAGCCTCAGGAACACAACGGCCTcgagcacagcccagcccctgcgGTGCAAATCACTGGTGTGCAAGCACACGCGCTGTAGCAGCGAGTTTAGGTGATGCCATGGTGAGATCCCCAGCAAAAACTCatgcaagaaaacacaaagctctCAAGAAGCCAAGCAGGGTGGGCGCTGAGCTGTGCCCACCCAGGGCAGGACCCCTGCTTGGGGACGGGACCACAGAGGGAGGGACAGGGATGAAGAGCAGGGAGAGGCGAGGGCTGCGTGCCCGGGTCCCCAGCGCCCTCACCTTGGCAGTTCCTTTCGTTGATGAGCAGCTTGTAGCCCTTCTTGCAGCTGCACTCGAAGCTGCCCACCGTGTTCCTGCAGATGTGGTCGCAGCCCCCGTTGTTGAGCCGGCACTCGTCGATGTCTggtggggacaggacagggaCACCCCTTGCACCCCGGGCTGGTGACCGTGGCCACCCCTGGGGGGCGTTTGGTCCTCCCCAAACCTCCCGGCTCTGCCCCTGGGCCCTGACCCCAGCAGGATGGTGCCAGAGACCTGTGGGATTTGCTGGGCACCCTTTGCTgggccattttttttcttgccatcGCCAAGGCTGAAAATGACGACGTGCCATAACTGCAGAGAGCGCTGGGAACCTGGAAAGAGGCTGGCCGGGAGAtgtaattttttcccccttttttttttttttttttttcccctcctaaaCACAAAATTTACTGCTAGGAAATGCCCTGTAAAATGGAAGGGGAGCAGGAAGAGGCGGCTGtcttccccagctccccggCCCCCCGCTGCCAATGCTGGGGCGACAGCTCTGCCTCTCTGGGGCCGAGGCTTTCCCTTTATTATCGCGGGGAAACCGGCTGTAAAACAGCTCGCAATTGTAATAAAACCCCCAGACGCAGGGGATATGGCTCCAGGTTATTGCACTTTCCTGGAAACTGCCGAATCGGAGGGGCAGCGGGCgctgaaaaaataacaagggGGCAGGGGGCTTCTGGAATCAGTCAGCAGGTAGACAGCTCGCGGCGGGCCGGGGCTTTGCTTTCAACCAGGGTCAAGTTCCTGGAGCTGCCGAGAGACAAAACGCAGGCACTGCCCCGTCCTGCCCCGGGGTCACCGCGTCCCCTGCACCCGGGTGCACGCGAGGGGCTTCTCCCCTGGCCGACGCACGGGGACGAGGACGTCCCTGGGAGTGTGAAGGGTTTTGCAGCACCCCAAAGCATCGCCCACGCGGGACCCGGTGCTTGAACTTGGCCAGCAGACCCGGCAGTCACCCCACAGAGCCGCAGTGGGACCCACGCACCCCAAATTGCCTCTAACTTGACCCAAATTACCCTTCCCAGGGGGGTTGGGGCCAATCGCGGCACCTTTAGCAAGGAGGGTCCCATTGCCAGCTCCGAAGGAGCAAAAACAAGGGGGTGCCATCACCCTGCAGCCACGGTCACTGGGATTTCCCCACCCTCTGCAGCAACCCCTGTGGCCGCCGGTCCCTAAAGCACCCCCAGGGTCGGGGCAGCCAGCTGGGGGCTTTGACTGAGAGCCCCTGGCACCGTGTGgttggggcagggggggcttcagggctgtgctgggtccCCAGCGAGCCCCAGGGGACATGGGGTGGGGGGTAAGGGGCTGAGCTGGGTCCCTGAGAGTCCCCTGGGGATCCTGAGCCCTGGCCAGGCCgtggggagggagagcagcTCCCCTTGTGTGCATGGTGCCAGGTTTGCAGGACAGGGCGCCGATGCATTTTGACACGtcttaaaaaagacaaaaagatcaCAATTTGGGATTTTCCCATCTCAGCAGACACCCAAAAAGCTTTGCAAACCTGGCCTCAGCTCCTCGGATCCTCCCTCGAGCAGAGCACCCGTGGGTGCCCACCGCACCCCAGGAGCCCCGCAGAGGGGTGTTCCCCCTTCTCCACCCCTGGCTGCAAGCACGATGCAAGCAAACACCGTGGGGAACGTGGAGCTGAGCCAAACCCGAGCCTTTTTGAAGGGCTCCGAGGACACAGATGAAGGCTCCCAAGGGCAGAGCACCTTCCTACCTTTGCACGTCTTCCTGTCTGGCTGGAGCATGAAGcccatggggcagctgcagTGCACGCCCGTGGCTGCGTCGTGACACTTGCTGTCGCAGCCTCCGTTGTTCACGGCACACGTTTctgcagggagaaagagaaaaaaagcccGGGGGTGAGGCTCACGCCGCCCAAaacgtgctgctgctgctcaggggagaggcagaggctgTGACCCTCCCTGCTCGGCTACATCAGCCCTGGGCTCTTGGCGTAGCGCAGCCAAGGAGCCCCCCAGTTAATAACCCCCCTGAGCACACGAAGGGAGTGCTTTGGGGTTGAGGCACGGCACGATTTCAGCTCAGGGCTCGGCTGCACACCCGCTGCATTTTCCACCTCGGCAGCGCTCGGTGCCTTTATAagtcctggctgctgctctccatggGTTTTGGCTGCGAGATCCTTGGCTCAtcccaggctgcaggcagggaaaagcACCCAGATTTCTCGGTGTCTGTCCTAGCCCCTGCAGAagcctcctgcctcccagcaATCAGCACTTTAGAAGTGGGCAGAGGCTGGTGGCACGGCCGGGGCGCACGGGAACAGCGGCTCCAcagaggcagagggagaagcagctctgcaggattAATCCTGCCttgctcagctcccagctggcaAAAGGTCCTGTGTCCCCCAAGAAAAGGATCAGGTGAGATCAAAGATTGGCCGCCCCGAGGTGGAGGAATTGCCTCTCCCAGTTACGCCCCAGCAGGGTGAGGCTTCGGGGCTTTTCTGCcaccaggcaggagctggggatggggctTGGTGAAGGGGCAGCATGGTGTAAGCCCGACCAGCAGGAGGCTCGGCCAGAAACACcgtgaaaaataaagagaaaaaagcttttGGACTCCTTGGGAGACTCAAAGCAACCCTCATGGTGCAAGCAGGCGACAGATCTGCAGGTTGTGGCTGGAGAACCCAGCACCGCTCATGGGGACACCCAGGGATGGTTTCTAAGATGTTCACCCCCAAAACGCCCAGGCACAGTTCCAAGCTTTTCACCCCCAAACACCCAGGCACAGTTCCAAGCTTTTCACCCCAAAACGCCCAGGGCTGTCACAATTCAGGCGTGCAAAACACACTCAGAGGGCGTGCACGGTCCCGGTCCCACACCAGATGtaccccagcacccccagagcaCTCAGCCATTGCTCCCACCCTCACTAAAGCCCCACGGCTCGCTCCGAGCTCCAATTCCCACAAAATCCACTCCCAACATTTGTACATCCCACGTTcgtgtcccctgtccccaagTGTCACCCACTGGCAGGCTCGGCCCAGCTGGGTGCCCTGGCCGGTCCAACGTCGCAGGCTAATTCGGGCGAGGTTTTGTAAAAttagaacacacacacacacgcaggcagcatcagtggaaaaaaaatccggtttagaaaaaaaaaaaaaaaagctaattatttcagtattatCAAAGTCAGCTGTTGCTGGTAAAACTAGAAGGGACACTAATTTAAATGAGGCATTTTCAGCTTGACAGCTTCCCTGTGAGATCAATCTTCAATTTTGCTCCTAACCACCAGAACAATGGCTCGGAGTGCATTAAGTTGTTCACAAAGGGTAATAAAGTATTCCTTTCAGAGGGCTGGTCGCTCGGATAAATGAGGCGCTCGGGCTTCAAGGAACCCGACATGAAAATGCCTTGAAGAAATTCCTTGGAAAGAGCAAAACCCCAGGTCCTGCCGCTCCTTGCGAGAGCCGCGTGGGGCACAAACGGCTGAGCCACGCAGCCCCTCGCTGCAGGGCGACGGAGCTGGGATCGTTCTGTGCTCGTCTTGCCGCTGCTATTTTTATGATGTCCCAtaataagagaacaaagggacCAGCTCGCGAAATGAATGGCCAGCGCGATTACAAAACGGCCAGGGAGGGATTTGTGCAGATACGGGTCCCGCAGCCAGGTCCTCACGGCGCACGCAGCCTGGCCACGATGGGGCCGGCGGCGTTACGCCGAGGGGAAGGGAAACTTCATGGGGGCTCGATTAAAAATTGAACTCGGCCTTTGTCCCAGCGGCTCACGCACAGGGAGCCCCGGGAGGGTTGGATTAGCAGGGTCGCTGCAGAGATGCGACAACATGCTCAGAGCAAACACTGCTTTTGGGGTGATCAAGGAGCACGGCTCCCTTCTCACCTCCCAGCCCCTTTGGGACTTTTGGCTGGGCTTTGCAGCAagccctccccaccaccccatGCAGGATGCGGCCGGTGCACGAGGGGGCCTGAGCAACCCCAGCTGGGACACCACAGCAAAGGGGGGGGACGCATCCCAGGGCTTgcaaaaaaagcttttgcaagCAGACCACGGGCTCCTGGGGTACCTGAGAGGCAGAGAAGGGttggggctgggtgctgtggggctgttcGGGAGCCGGCCCTGGGAGAGGAGCATTGTTtggtggtgctggcagcccGGGGGCTGCTGCGAGCCTGGCGCGAGCCAGCGTGAGTCACCGAACCACACAGGGCTTTGGCGAGGGCCCCCGTCGCTCGGGGAGGGAGAAGACAAAGCAGCTTGTGCGCACACAAACgctcccacacacacacacacacacacactcgcTCCATCCCAGCCTCTCTGTGCCACGACCATGCCCTTGCATCGCCCCGATCCACACCGGGTCCAAGCGCGCCCTCCCTGCCCGCACACGTTCTGGCTTCGCCTCCACCCACAGGGAAACATCAGACCCGAGAGCTTTCTGAGATAACTGTGGGACAATCGGGGTGAttaggagcagctctgctcagcacagtGACAGCCCCGAGCTGAAGGTCCCCCCCCAAAGGGAAGAAGCCTGggggaaggctctgcagagccccCCGAAGCAGACAGCGGGGAGCTGCACACCTGAGTGCACCGGGAGGCTGCGTGCACCCAGCACATCCCCATTTGGGAGGTTTTGTGCTCCCAGCACGTCCCCGATCGAGCCTCCGGGCTGCAGGCGAGGTGCTGAGCCCTCAGCATGCCCCATGTCctggctggcagagcagaggcGTCCCCTGGCCTCGGGGCAGGGCTCGAACCTTGCTGGTGCCACAGCGATTGCGAGGAAACCCCCAGGGAAGCAGCCACGGTGACAAGCCTGAGCAAAGTTCGCTGTGAGAGAGCCTCCGAGCAATTTGTCAGCACGGCGAGCAGCCACGCTGGGACACGCCAggtccccaaatgtccccaaatgtccccacCTGTGCCTGCATCGGTCAGTGAGCAGGGGGAGCTCCAGGAAGGGGTAACTTTGGGAGAGCCCGGGGAGCAGTGCGGTGTCACCCGGAGCTGGGGTGGCTCCTGGGGACCTGTGGTGATGGTGTGGGGGCTCCTGGGCACGCAGAGGGAGCGGTGTCACTGCGGGGTGCTGCTTGAGGGCTCCCCAGCAGAAAGCATCGAGGGAGAGAGCCCTGCCCTGTGTCGGGCACGCCAGGCTTGCGGCATGGCTCCTGCAAATGCCTTTTTTAACTGCCCCAATGCACGGGTGGCAACTGCTCCCACCTTTGCTACGGCTGCAGAGACAGGCACGAGCATCTCCCCCCTCACACAGCCCCAGGGACACCGCTGGCCACTTCTCACCAGGTACCTTGGCCGGGGTTTGGGGACAAACACCACAAACATCGCCGGGAAGAAAACCATCACCCCATGCCCGGGCAAGGTGAGCGCCCCGCGTCATGCAAGCACAGCCAGGGAAGGggttttgctctctctctccccaaaAGCAGAGGCTGTTTGCAGCCCGAGGCCGggttggaaagcagcagcaggggatggTTAGTGGGGCTGGAGGCCGTGCGAAGCGAGGCATGCAGTTAGTCCGCCCGCTCAGCCCCCCGAGTTACGGCCTGGAGGTGAGAGCACCCCTGCGGTTAGATCCCCTCGCGGAGatagagagaacaaaaatatttaccattaGAAAACGTCTCAAGGATAACGTGTTGCTGGAAGTGTCTCTCCCCTGTTTGACATTATAAAAAAGTGATTTAGAAACAGTGTCCAGCAAGGAGCTCGTTTGGTGTCACACGTCAATTACTGCTACTCTGCTGCCTCTGAGCCTGGGGGAAATGGgccctttttttaaattattattattttttctcccccaccTCCCAGAAGGACCAAAATCTGGGTTTTGTGCTATCCAACTCCTCCATCACCCTATCCAAAGTCACCCCCAGCCTCTCCAAGCCCCCGCTGGTTTCGCG includes these proteins:
- the SCUBE3 gene encoding signal peptide, CUB and EGF-like domain-containing protein 3, whose protein sequence is MGALQIAGFCTLFFLLHSGNTLANKAGQDVDECVEGTDSCHIDAICQNTPKSYKCICKSGYTGDGKHCKDVDECEREDNAGCVHECVNIPGNYRCTCYDGFRLAHDGHNCLDLDECSEGNGGCQQTCVNMMGSYECFCREGFFLSDNQHTCIQRPEEGMNCMNKNHGCAHICRETPKGGIACECRPGFELTKNQRDCKLTCNYGNGGCQHTCDDTDQGPKCGCHVKFLLHSDGVTCIETCAVNNGGCDSKCHDAATGVHCSCPMGFMLQPDRKTCKDIDECRLNNGGCDHICRNTVGSFECSCKKGYKLLINERNCQDIDECSFDRTCDHLCINTPGSFQCLCNKGYTLYGLTHCGDVDECSINRGGCKFGCINTPGSYQCTCPPGCKLHWNKKDCVELVKCLSGSVPPRATLTCNKTGKKDSCALTCASKARFQPESDSSYTVSCGTPVLRQGSQQRPANSSQQCLEAVVAPIKQKASFKIKDAKCHLHPRAKGKQDEAGKAGAQGGAAPCSDCQVAFVNLKCDSSKKGKGRRARNSSGKEVTRITLEFEAEIKPEETTASCNLHCLRQKVEKKLKSAIKALKKSINQERFLLRFAGMEYEVARKLSVAPERQESCGPGQQRLGTKCVSCSQGTYYHGQTEQCVPCPSGTYQEKEGQLSCDLCPRSDAFGPVGATNITGCTGQCPPGQHSADGFKPCQPCPRGSYQPEVGRALCFPCGGGLTTKHEGALSFQDCDTKVQCSPGHYYNTSVHRCIRCAVGTYQPDFRQNYCIACPGNTTTDFDGSTSVSQCKNRQCGGELGEYTGYIESPNYPGNYPANVECTWNINPPPKRKILIVVPEIFLPSEDECGDVLVMRKNSSPSSITTYETCQTYERPIAFTARSRKLWINFKTSEANSARGFQIPYVTYDEDYEQLVEDIVRDGRLYASENHQEILKDKKLIKAFFDVLAHPQNYFKYTEKHKEMLPRSFIKLLRSKVSSFLRPYK